CTTTTTCCGGGTGTATGTTTGTTCGAGATTTTATCGCCTGGAGGGTATAACATATATTGAATAATCCTCTACAAATTCCCATGATTAACCcccgttttttttcttttattgggtATTGCCATAGCGTGGATGGTATTAGATATCTTGGATTATCCTTCAATATTCCCATAATTAAACaccgtttttcattttgtgttttttaatgaGGTATTGACAATCTCGTGGAGGGTATGCGATAAGTTAATTTTCTTCTAATTTTCCGTAATGGACCCCTTTTTTAGTGTATGTTGTTTAATTGGAGAATACATCGCGTGGAGGGTTATAACGTATGTTTGATTTTCTCAGTTCGAAATGCCCATAAATTAACGTcggtttttcaattttttttttgaaatgggGGATTGACATCGCGTTGGAGGGCATGAGATATGCTGTATATTCCTTCTAAATGCCCATAATGTGACCCCGGTTTTGAGTGCGTGTTGTTTCATTGGGGATCGACATCGTGTGGAGGAtataggtctttttttttctttctcaactGAATTCCCATTGACTTTTTCTAGCCTTGGTAGGTCAAAGTTTGGGCTATTAAtctctaataggccattttcgaaatagcaatattcagcttgatagagagcgcagagaggacaaaaacaatagaaatcatgGTTTTCAAGGAATATGAAAGATATTAGCAGATCCAATCCCAACTTTTCCTTAGGTCTTTGTCCCCTAAACCTCTCTTGCaagttgaattttaatacattgaAATGTGGCCTGATTGAAGCCTTTCAAAAGCCGGGTCGTATTTACTTTTGCCGGGCCAACCGGTTTATTATAATTAATGCTGTCATCGGCATTCTGTGCGATGTTTTAATTGAACATTATAAGTACAGTTTTGAGCATTATTCGTCCTCAGGGACGCTGGGGTAGTTACTTATTTAAAGGACAATGAAGGCAACAGATTATGGTTAAGGTTGAAGTCCATTTGATTCTATTATATATTTGACCTAAATATCTTGCTAattacaaatgttacaaaattttCATGTGTTTTTTCCtagcaattaatttttttaagaaaatgcaAGTATGTCACTGGTAAGAATTGCATTTTACATTAAACGTTAATACATTTGTAACTTTTGAAGGCTAATACGCCAGTTATAAAGGCGGGTGAACTACAAAAAGAATGTACCTTTCAAGAGAAAATGGAGGGGATAGagaggaggctcccggtccagcccttgggatatgtcatgtccacgaaagttatttttagacgaagCGGACGTCTTCCGAATAAACAGTCCGCATTGGCATAGGCCGAATAACCTCGGTCACTATGGCATCACGAAGtggtttgaaaagaaaattaatatatatattcaatcagccttccacgtgcgccatcatttttcTCTTGTCCACTAAGAACCTGAAGTGTAAGGATGCAGCGAAGGCCGCCGAAAGACTGCAATGCGGACGTCCTCAGAAGACGACTTCGCATATCCGCGGAGCTAGAACAACAGACTTCCAGCTCGTCTAACAAATAAATTTCTTGGACGAaaatgacatatcccggcccaacgccttgagccttcCCTCTCTGTCCCCGATCATTTTCCTCTTGACCTTTAAAAATATAGTAGAAAGTGGTTTGGTTAGCTTATAACAAATCACTAGTAATGATAGATCATTCATaagataattaaataaaatgaaaaggtcAAGTGCACAAACAGACCAAATGGGGATTCCGCCAATCCTTCTCTCAGACCAAGTTATTACGCTTAAAATGCGTCGTTACCTCTATGAATACCTGCTTTTGAACGGAGAATTTCTCTGTGATATTACTCGGATCGACCCCAAGCTCTGGGAAAAGCTCCTGTGTAGAATCAAGAGAACATGCGCTGTAGGGTTCtattatagccaaaaattggcctATTTGAAACTATACGGCGCACACTGCTTCACTCCTCGCGCACTAACCAATGGAACtagcaccaattagagacgacTTTTGATTGTTCTCCACGAAAAAAACCAATAAGAgggacactttgtttcagggttccacAGAGCAtcttctctccctcggtcaagTAAAGAGGCTTCTGGGGTCGAGAATTGAATTACATTTCTGTGAACGAAATTCATACCATGACGTTTTTCGGCAGGTTTGTGTTCGAAATCTGATTTATAGTGGGTAACTCGACGGAGGGAATTGTAGTCACTTTTCTTGGAACTCAAGCCACGAAGCCGCAGGGAGATTCTAACTTCGCGACTAAGCGTCGAGCATAGCTTTACTTTTACATATGATCGAGCCCTCTAGAGAGAGTGTTGTCTAATTAGACTGAAGCATAATTTAGTTACAATTTACTTACACTGAACAAGGCCACATCCCGAAATaatttacatagttttatcGCAAATTACTGTAGGATTTAATAGTGGATTTGCAAGATAGGCGTCATTTTACTAAGTATACTAGAATGTTTCTTGGGGCAATGACTTTGTTATTCAGCATTGTTCTATTCATGTCTTAAGTTTTCCTATCAGTCGTTCTTCGGAGTCGGTAATCGTTCGACTGGCATTAGCTTTTCTCTGGTGACCTAGTGAATAACCGCTCACGGGGGGCCACTTGCCCCTCGAGCAGCCTTCTTTGACCGCATTACGGCTATACACCAATGCCTTGAAACGAATAAACAAGCCTATCGCGCAGTGTAGGTTCTATTGTTCAAGTGTCAAGCAGGGCTCTTTGACGAGAATAGGTGATTAAAGGAAACCAACCTCTGGAAGTAGAACTGAAAGTAGGTAGCTTATGTCGGCATCCGTGGTGTATGCTATCTTTTTGAAAGTCTGGCCAAAATATCCGGCAAAACCTGCTTTCAATTCGTTTGTAAGGCTGGTTCCTCCTTGTCTAAGAATGCACTAAAAGCGATGAAAATCAATAACggaaatgaacaaaaaacgCATGGACGCATGGAGCGATTTGTGATAAGTGACTGATGATTAGTATTATTGTTACTATCCCAAAaaagaattaattttattactcaagtcattattattatctagtagtgaaataattttattattatgtattatcatcatcatcatcatcatcatcatcataataataataataataataataatataattttagatAGTTTATGAGATTCTTCTCCCCAGCTTTCAATTTCTTGCCATGGGCTGTTCTATGCCACGTCTCAGCTACCTTCCACGCAGCTCAGAGGACTCATCCACCTTTCTGAGGAATGTGTGATAGAGTTCCCAACCAAGGCCGTCACTTGGGCGCTCACCAGTTATATCCAGCTATACCTAGTGTACTTCCTGCCACTTCTTGCCAATTAACTTACCATTGATGAGGAAAAAATACAGTTGTACAGTCACAACTCAAGTTTGGAAGGAGCTCGGTAACGCCTTTTGTTGTTATTAAAGAGACGATGTCTGGTGCTTGTGAATATTGCCAAACAGGATGCCTTTTCATATGATTCTATTCAAAATCAAAAAAAGTAACAAATaactaataacaataatattaattacaCGTCAAGGAGATCTtgaatgtaaaaaataaaactattgtAGCGAGACAAGTTGTCTACCTTTAAAAACCTTAAGGTTCGGGGGCACTGCATGAAAAGACATTCCTGATGGGTAATTCCTGTTTAAAACGAAACCCCATATGGTCAGTATTAAAGATAAAGGGAAATGTCACACCTCATTTAATACGTGAAATGTAAACTGCTGTTGATACACAAGTAAGGAAAAAGCACAACATTACGTATCAACCCTTAAAAATGACGAGTAGATCAACGGTTAGAAGGTATTAGGACATCATCTCAACACACCAAAAAAGGATGAGGCAATTGTAGCAAGGAATGGAGTACATTGATCAAGAGACCAACCGTGGGTGGGGTTTTCCTTATAGGGATAATGCACTGAAGAGATGTCTCTTGCAATGAAAAACGTGTGACCCATACTGCTTCGCGGATTCAGTGGCTATTTTTCTCTACATAGGTACAAGAATACTCACTTAGTATTGCTCGTCCTACCTATCCGAGTCAGATGTTGTGTGAGATCGCCTAACAAGGCAACGGTATGTTGAAAACCTTGGACTTATCATAAATTTAATAGACATGAATGACATTGAACAGGCACTAGCCAAGGGGCACAACATACTACATATCTAACGCGGCAGTTCCCTGGAAGGAAAGACGGCAAAGTAATTCTCGCATACTTACGATCTGTTTATCTTCCCGGACATTTCCAAGCCACAATTGTAGTCTCCAGAAGGGAGCTATTCTGACTCCCGCCACGCACTCAAAATGAAACCACTTCtcacatttttcacaaaaatatcCAATTCTGGGTTTTGACTTTTTTTCTATCTGGAAATTTTCTGACAGAGGAATGCCCTGCACATCGTCCGTCCGTGTCCTGTCTTTGTTCATCTCTCTTCCGTTTTCTATTTCCTCTTCTTAAGGGCCAGTCGACGTAGAGACTGTTGGTCCAGCGGGTGTGGAGGCTGATGATGTTGTTGATATTGAGATAGATGATCTAGCGGATGTTGAGGCTGATGGTGCAGTGGATACTGAGAACTGATGATGTAGTGAATGTGGAGGCTGATGGTGCAGTGGATACTGAGACTGATGATGTAGTGAATGTGGAGGCTGATGGTGCAGTGGATACTGAGACTGATGATGTAGTGAATGTGGAGGCTGATGGTGCAGTGGATATTGCGGTCGATGATCCAGTGGATGTAGAGGCTGATGATGGAGTGGAAATTGAGGCTAATGATCCAGTGCCTGTGGTGGCTGATGATGGAGTGGAAATTGAGAGTGATGATCCAGTGGATGTGGAGACTGACGGTGCAGTGGGTATTGAGGTTGCTGATCCAGTGGATGTAGAGGCTGATGGTGCAGTGCATATGGCGGTCGATGATCCAGTGGATGTAGAGGCTGAGTGATGGAGTGGAAATTGAGGCTAATGATCCAGTGCATGTGGTGGCTGATGATGGAGTGGAAATTGAGAGTGATGATCCAGTGGAGTGGAGACTGACGGTGCAGTGGGTATTGAGGTTGCTGATCCAGTGGATGTAGAGGCTGATGGTGCAGTGCATATTGGCGGTCGATGATCCAGTGGATGTAGAGGCTGAATGATGGAGTGGAAATTGAGGCTAATGATCCAGCGCATGTGGTGGCTAACGATGGAGTGGAAATTGAGAATGATGATGCAGTGCATGTGGAGGCTGATGATGCAGTGGATGTAGAGGCTGATGGTGCAGTTGATATTGAGGCTAATGATCCAGCGCATGTGGTGGCTGATGTTTGGGTGGAAATGGATGTTACCgaagatgatgttgatgatgatgctgtGAATGAAGGGACTGGTGATGCAGTTGACATTGAGGCTGATGATGACGTGGATGTACAAGATGATGAGGAAAAAGTCACCGTAGATGATGATGTGGATGATGACATGGTTAGTAATCGGAGTCTGTGCCGGAGCTGGGctattcattttgaaaataatctgattttgtaaagaaataattttcttcaGATTAGCTACCCCGTAGCTAGACGGTTGCTTGAACGGGATCGTTCCCATATTTAAAACATCCAAGGAAATGACTTTGTTAGCGACATCCTTGTATGGAACCTTGCTGTTTAATCTTTCCGCAGGCTTCACCtagaaaacacaaaagaaatgatAATGGTAGTAGGGATCCTGTGTTTTAAAGGGACGGGAGATGTTAAACTATAACTATGATTGAATCGTATCAGTTTATGTCATGAATGACGTAGTTGGGCAGACATCTAGAAATAGCGGTTACTTACTATATTTAATGTTAAAATAATTGAATGACTTTGCGCCCGCAATTCCCCTTTCTCAGACTGGGGGGCCCTCACCCTCTCTTCCCTCGGTGTtcctaagaaaaaaacaagcgGAGAAAAATTACCGCCAGACCTCACTGAGTATTGAAGTTGTATAAGGAATGCTGGAACGTACCGTCTCCATTCACATAAGCGTAGAATTGAGGGGCCAGACCTTGGgtgtcaacaaactgaattgctCTTTGGTGACCAAACACATCCATTTTCCCACTACCTGTGTCGCAGATAAAGAGGCATTTAACCCCTAAATCCTTGAGATTCTCACACttccaaaacaagaaaaaaagcgCAAAAATAAGAAAAGGATCCGTTCAATTGTGTTTTATTAACTGTCACAGAGGGAGTAAATTATTCAAATATCATtctataattattttacctcggTTTTCACTTTCTTAAGTATTCTTTTGATTTGCTCTTTTTTTACAATGATATCTTCGGACAGTGCCCTCCTGTTAAATTCTCTCCTCTCCTCGTCCGTCAATTCTTTCCACATGGACGCCAGAAAAACATTCCTGTCAATTAGGGTCATTTCTCTTACAGTTTctataaatgaaataaacaagtc
This window of the Montipora capricornis isolate CH-2021 unplaced genomic scaffold, ASM3666992v2 scaffold_136, whole genome shotgun sequence genome carries:
- the LOC138034637 gene encoding chloride intracellular channel protein 6-like, yielding MLRLMVQWILRTDDVVNVEADGAVDTETDDVVNVEADGAVDTETDDVVNVEADGAVDIAVDDPVDVEADDGVEIEANDPVPVVADDGVEIESDDPVDVETDGAVGIEVADPVDVEADGAVHMAVDDPVDRLNDGVEIEANDPAHVVANDGVEIENDDAVHVEADDAVDVEADGAVDIEANDPAHVVADVWVEMDVTEDDVDDDAVNEGTGDAVDIEADDDVDVQDDEEKVTVDDDVDDDMVSNRSLCRSWAIHFENNLIL